A window of Cellulomonas sp. SLBN-39 genomic DNA:
GTGGCGGTCGAGGACGTGCCCGACCCCCGCATCGAGGAGCCGACGGACGCGGTGGTCCGCGTGACGTCGACGGCGATCTGCGGCTCCGACCTGCACCTGTACTCGGTCCTCGGGCCGTACCTGAAGCCCGGCGACGTGCTGGGCCACGAGACGATGGGCGTCGTCGAGGAGGTCGGCCCGCAGGCCGCGGGGCGGCTGAGCGTGGGCGACCGCGTGGTCGTCCCGTTCGGCATCGCGTGCGGCACGTGCTTCATGTGCACCCGCGGGCTGCAGTCCCAGTGCGAGACGACGCAGGTCCGCGAGCAGGGCAAGGGCGCAGCGCTGTTCGGGTACACGTCGCTGTACGGCAGCGTCCCCGGCGGGCAGGCCCAGTACCTGCGCGTGCCCCAGGCGCAGTACGGGCCCGTCGTCGTCCCCGCGGACGGTCGCCCCGACGAGGCGTACCTGTACCTGTCGGACGTGCTCCCGACCGCGTGGCAGGCCGTCGTCAACGCCGACGTGCCCCCGGGCGGCACCGTCGTCGTCGTGGGGCTCGGGCCGATCGGGCAGATGGCCGCGCGCATCGCCCGCCACCGCGGCGCCGGGCGGGTCGTCGGGATCGACGGCGTGCCCGAGCGCCTCGCCATGGCGCAGCGGCACGGCGTCGAGACGATCGACGCCGCCGCCACCGACGACGTCGTGGCCGCCGTCAAGGACCTGACCCAGGGGCGCGGCGCCGACGGGGTCGTCGAGGCCGTCGGCATGGAGGCCCACGGGTCACCCGTCTTCGCCGCCGGGCAGAAGGTCGCCGGGCTGCTGCCCGACGCGCTCGCGCAGAAGTTCATGGAGAAGGCCGGCGTCGACCGCATGGCCGCGATGCAGACGGCCATCGGCGCGGCCCGCCGCGGCGGGACGGTCTCCGTGGTGGGCGTCTACGGCGGTGCCGTCGACCCGTTCCCGATGATGGACGTGTTCGACCGGCAGCTGACGTTCCGCTTCGGCCAGGCCAACGTGCGGCGGTGGACGGACGAGCTGCTGCCGCTCGTCACCGACGACGCGGACCCGCTCGGCGTGCTGGACCTGCGCACGCACCGGGTGCCGCTCGAGCAGGCGCCCGCCGCGTACGACATGTTCCAGCGCAAGTCCGACGGCTGCGTCAAGGTCGTCCTCGACCCCGCGGCCTGACGGGTCCGCGTGCGGCGTCCCGGCGCGTGACGTGCCGGGACGCCGCGCAGGGAGCAGACTCGGCACCCACGAGACGTCCCGGCCGGGACGCGAGGAGGAGGCACCGTGCGGGTCGTCGTCGTCGGAGCCAGCGGCAACGTGGGCACCGCCCTGCTGCGGCGGATCGCCGCGGACACCACGATCACGTCCGTCACGGGCGTCGCCCGGCGGGTGCCCGCACGCACGCCGCCGCCCCCGTACGACGTGGCCGACTGGGTCGCGTGCGACGTCGGGGCCGGGGACGACGACGCGCCGACCGTCGCCGCCCTGGCCCGCACCTTCGCCGGCGCCGACGCCGTCGTCCACCTCGCCTGGGCGATCCAGCCGAGCCACGACCGTGCCACGCTGCGGTCCACGAACGTCGTCGGCACCCGCCGCGTGGCGCAGGCCGCCGTGCGTGCCGGCGTCCCGCACCTGGTCGTCGCGTCCTCCGTCGGCGCGTACTCGCCCGTCGCCGACGACGACCCCCGCGACGAGGACCTGCCCACGGGCGGCACCCGGACCAGCACGTACAGCGTCGACAAGGTCTCCGTCGAGCAGCTCCTCGACCGCGTCGAGGCCGACCACCCGTCGCTCGTCGTCACCCGGCTGCGCCCCGCCCTGGTCTTCCAGCGCGACGCGGGCCACGAGATCGCGCGGTACTTCCTCGGCCCCTTCGTGCCGACACCCGTGCTCGCCGGCAAGGTGCCGGTGCTGCCGTGGCCGACGGGCCTGCGGCTGCAGGTCGTGCACGCCGACGACCTCGCCGAGGCGTTCCGCGAGGCCGTCGTCCGGCAGGTCCCCGGCGCCTTCAACGTCGCCGCGCCCCAGGTGCTGCACGGGCACGACGTCGCCGCCGTGGTGTCGCAGGGCCGGGTCCGTGACGTCCCCGCCCGCGCCGCCCGGCTCGCGCTGTCCGCCGCCTGGCGGGTCCGCGCCGTGCCCGTCGGCCCCGGCTGGTTCGAC
This region includes:
- a CDS encoding NAD-dependent epimerase/dehydratase family protein, translating into MRVVVVGASGNVGTALLRRIAADTTITSVTGVARRVPARTPPPPYDVADWVACDVGAGDDDAPTVAALARTFAGADAVVHLAWAIQPSHDRATLRSTNVVGTRRVAQAAVRAGVPHLVVASSVGAYSPVADDDPRDEDLPTGGTRTSTYSVDKVSVEQLLDRVEADHPSLVVTRLRPALVFQRDAGHEIARYFLGPFVPTPVLAGKVPVLPWPTGLRLQVVHADDLAEAFREAVVRQVPGAFNVAAPQVLHGHDVAAVVSQGRVRDVPARAARLALSAAWRVRAVPVGPGWFDMALGVPVLSTARAGRSLGWQPARTGHEALAELVEGIAAGAGTASPPMRARWRL
- a CDS encoding alcohol dehydrogenase catalytic domain-containing protein encodes the protein MRALTWQGREQVAVEDVPDPRIEEPTDAVVRVTSTAICGSDLHLYSVLGPYLKPGDVLGHETMGVVEEVGPQAAGRLSVGDRVVVPFGIACGTCFMCTRGLQSQCETTQVREQGKGAALFGYTSLYGSVPGGQAQYLRVPQAQYGPVVVPADGRPDEAYLYLSDVLPTAWQAVVNADVPPGGTVVVVGLGPIGQMAARIARHRGAGRVVGIDGVPERLAMAQRHGVETIDAAATDDVVAAVKDLTQGRGADGVVEAVGMEAHGSPVFAAGQKVAGLLPDALAQKFMEKAGVDRMAAMQTAIGAARRGGTVSVVGVYGGAVDPFPMMDVFDRQLTFRFGQANVRRWTDELLPLVTDDADPLGVLDLRTHRVPLEQAPAAYDMFQRKSDGCVKVVLDPAA